One part of the Olleya sp. YS genome encodes these proteins:
- a CDS encoding DUF4331 family protein — MKNLKNIITVLLVTLVAFNCSNDDDAGPNSPTGPDFTGTYTQQDQMGRPAVNTVFVSTGSKDMFNTTIPSNQNAAFQAMFEANLTGLSPAYANPGDQNALGLDAPTFTGLLATDVLNVSLDGTTTFYDGTNVLTGRALADDVITVELLLIFGGEDFSENPTLSNDNVDANDKPFSTSFPYLASPW, encoded by the coding sequence ATGAAAAATTTAAAAAATATAATTACCGTCCTTTTAGTAACCTTAGTAGCATTTAATTGCTCTAACGATGACGATGCAGGACCAAACAGTCCTACAGGTCCTGACTTTACAGGAACTTACACACAACAAGATCAAATGGGTAGACCAGCTGTTAATACAGTATTTGTGTCTACAGGATCTAAAGACATGTTTAACACAACAATACCTAGTAACCAAAATGCGGCTTTCCAAGCTATGTTTGAAGCTAACTTAACAGGGTTAAGTCCAGCTTATGCAAATCCAGGAGACCAAAACGCATTAGGTTTAGATGCTCCAACCTTTACTGGTTTATTAGCTACAGACGTATTAAATGTATCTCTTGATGGAACAACAACATTTTACGATGGAACTAACGTTTTAACAGGTCGTGCTTTAGCGGATGATGTGATTACAGTAGAATTATTATTGATTTTTGGAGGAGAAGATTTCTCTGAAAACCCAACCTTATCTAACGATAATGTGGATGCCAATGATAAACCGTTTTCAACGTCTTTCCCATATTTAGCATCTCCTTGGTAG